TGGTCGTCGAGGGCGACCTGTGCGCGGTGCGGTGGACCATGGGCGGCACGGCACGGGCGGAGTTCCGCGGGCTGCCTGCGACCGGCAAGACCTACGTGATGAGCGGGATGCTGTTCGGCAAGTGGGCCGACGACCGCGTCGTGGAGATGTGGACCAACTACGACCTGCTGGGCGCACTGCAGCAGCTCGGGATCATCCCGGAGATGGCCTCGCGCGAATCCGCGGGCTGAGGTCACTCCAGTTCGGCCAGGCGCAGCCGCAGGTGCGCCACCAGCGGTTCGCTCAGGCCGAGCGCCAGGGCCCGCCGGTACGCGGCCCGCGCGGCTTCGGTGTCGCCGAGGCGGTGCAGCAGCTCCGCGCGGGTCGCGTGCCACCAGGGGTAGCGCGTGAGCCCGGGAATCGCGTCCACCAGGGACAGACCGGCGGCCGGGCCGTCGCGCTCGGCCACCGCCGCCGCCCGGTTCAACCGGGCCACCGGGGAATCGGCCACCTCCAGCAGCACGTCGTACCACGAGATCAACGCGTCCCAGTTCGTCTCGGCATAGGTGGGTGCCAGCGCGTGGCAGGCCGCGATCGCGGCCTGCACCAGGTACTCCTCCGGCGCCGCCGCGCGCTGCAGTCCGCGGCCCAGGTACGACACGCCCTCCTTGATGGCGGCCACGTCCCAGCGCGACCGGTCCTGGTCGGGCAGCAGCACCGGCACCCCGTCGGCATCCACCCGGGCGGCGCGGCGCGAGTTCTGCAGCAGCAGCAACGCGAGCAGGCCCAGCGCGGTCGGCTCGTCCGGCATCAGCCCGGCCAGCAGCCGGGCCAGCCGGATCGCCTCGTCGGCCAGTTCGGCCCGCACCAGGTCGGTGCCCGCGGCTGCGGCGTAGCCCTCGTTGAAGATCAGGTACACCGTCGCCGCCACGCCCGCGAGCCGGTCCGGCAGCTCGGCCGCTGCGGGCACGCGATACGGAATGCAGGCCTGCGTGATCTTCTGCCGGGCGCGGGTCAGGCGTTTGGCCATCGTCGCCTCCGGCACCAGCAGCGCCCGCGCGACCTCCGCCGTCGACAACCCGCCCAGCGTCCGCAGCGCCAGCGCCACCTGGGCTTCCAGCGACAGCGCCGGGTGGCAGCAGGTGAACACCAGCCGCAGCAGGTCGTCCGGCACGGTTTCGACCGGCTCCGGTTCGACGAACGGCATCGCCGTCGCCTCCTTCCCGGACCGCGCCGCCTCGCGGCGGAACAGGTCCACCGCCCGCCGCTTCGCCGTGACCAGCAGCCAGCCGCGCGGGTTGTCCGGCACCCCGTCCCGCGGCCAGGTCTCCAGCGCCCGTACCACGGCGTCCTGCACCGCGTCCTCGGCCAGCCCGACGTCGCCGGTGACGCGGATCAGCGTGGCCAGCACCCGGGTCCCCTCGTCCCGCACCAGCCGCGCGACCGCGTCACCGGCCTCCATGATCAAAACCGGTCAGAACTCGATCACCGGGCGGATCTCCACGACCCCGTCCCACGCCGCCGGGAGCCGTGCCGCGAGCCGCACGGCCTCGTCGAGGTCCGCGCATTCGAACAGGTAGAACCCGGTCAACGCCTCTTTCGTCTCGGCGTAGGGGCCGTCGCTGGTCAGGACGTCCCCGCCCTTGCCCCCGGACACGCGCACGGTGGTCGCGGTCGAGGTCGGGTAGAGGGCCTTACCGCCGCGGATCACGGCCGCCGCGGCCGCGCCGAAGTCCAGGTACTCCTGGGTGGTCTCCGCGTGCTCGGGCGCCGACCAGTCGACGTCCGCGGTGTAGAGCAGGGCGGCATAGGTGGGCATGGCTGCTCCTCGGGTGTGCGCACCGGCGCCGGTCGCCGGTGTTCACGATAAGGACGAACAGCCTCCCGCCGCGCTGGACAACGCGGACGGATTTGTTTTCCGGCCGGGCGGCAGCGCTACTTGGTGATGCGGCCCAGCGCGCGGACCACCGCGATGCAGCGGTTCTCGATGTAGTCCATGCCCGCGGCTTCGGCGATGCGCCGCGCCTCCGGGGAGACGATGCCCTGCTGCAACCACAGCGCCCTGGCCCCGATCGCGGCCGCCTGCTCGGCCACCGCCGGTGCCTCCGGGGCGGGGCGGAACACGTCGACGAGGTCCACCGGTTCGGGGATGTCGGCCAGGGACCGGTAGACCTTCTCGCCCAGGAGTTCGTCGGCCGAGGGGTGCACCGGGATGATCCGGAACCCGGCCGCCTGCATCGCGGCCGGAACCGAGTGCGCGGCCTTCGCCGGGTCGCGGCTCAGCCCCACCACGGCGATCGTGTTCGCAGCTTTCAGGATGTCTTCGCCCAGATCGGCCATACCCTGCCAAACCGCCGCCGACCAGGCGTTATTCCACGGGCAGGCCCCGGGCCGCCCGGAACCGCGCCACCAGGTCCATCGCGACCCGCGGGTCGAACGCCATCTGCTGCCGGGCCAGCGCGAGCAGCTGTGGTTCACCGCCGGGCACGCGGTGCAGCCGGTCCTGGGTGAGGTCGTCGGTGAACACGTCGCGGATCGTCGCGCAGAACAGCAGGTACGCGGCGGCCTGGGCACGCAGGTCCGGCAGGCCCGGACCGCTGCTGATCTTCGCCCCGAGCGCGCGCAGCTCGCCGGGTCCCTCCGTCGCCGGGATCGCCACCAGGTCGGCGATCAAGCTCGACCGTTCCGGTGACGGCTCGGCGCCGCGGGCCGCGCCGGTGAACGCGTGCGCCTTGCGTTCCAGCTCCCGCCGGACCAGCAGCGCGGCGACCGCGCTCAACGTCTGCCCGGCGGGGATGTCGAGCAGATCGACGACCGTGCGGCGCAGGTCGCGCGGCAGGCCGCCGGAGAGGCAGTGGCACAGGCACCCGAACTGTTCCGGCAACCCGGGCACCCGGCGGCTGATCCACGCCCGGCTGTCCGCGGGGGTGAAGTTGTCCAGCCGCACCATTTCCGAGAAGGCGCTGTCGAACGCGTCCCGCGCCGGGATGCCGCGGCGCTCGAACGAGACGACGGCGTCGTCGGACACCGACACCAGGAACAGGCACCCGGGCACGTCGAACACGCCCTTGATGTCGTTGACCAGCTCCTGGGCCTTCTGCGGGTCGGCGATCTTGTCCAGCTCGTCGACCGCGATCACGACCCGGTCGGTCACGTCCGCGGCCCGCAGGACCCCGGCCGCGTATTCGGCGAACGCGCGGAACTCGTCGACCACCTCCGGGTAGCTCAGCTGCTGCTCGGCGCTCTGCGCCGACCGGGTCCAGCCGGCCTCGCCCTGGAGCGGCAGGGCGAGCTTGCCGGACCAGCCGGTCGTGTAGGTCTGCAGGAACCGGATGCGGCGCAGCTGCTGCCCGGCCACCGCACGAAGCTCCCGCAGCCGCGGATCGGCGGCCCGTGGCACCGGCCGCACCCCGCGGGCCACCCGGACGCCGAGCGCGACCAGGTTCGCCACGATCACCAGCGCCACGAGACCGGCGAGCACCAGCACCGCGACCCGCCACCCGGTCAGATCGCCGGTCAGCGGGGGCGGGTCGGTGACGAACCGCACCGGCGACCGTCCCCACGCCCAGCTGCCGAGCAGGACGGTCACCGTCAGCGCGGCGAGGTGGCCGAGCAGCCGGCGCAGCAGGTGTGCCAGCCGTTCCCGCCGCCGCACGGGCGCCACCAGCCGCGTGAACGTCGCCCACCGCTGCGGCCGTTCGGTGCCGTGCGTGCGGGTGATGACCTCCTTGCAGAGCAGTGCGTGCAGGTACAGCACGAAGTCGCGGGCCTCGTAGCGGGCGGGTGCGGAGGCGATCGCGGCGAGTGGTGGCCGGGCCGGATCGCCGAGCACGCCAGTGGCGACGAGCCGGATCGCGGTGCTCTTGCCGGCCCCGCGGTGTCCGGCCAGCGCGATGGCCCCGGTCTCGGACCGGGTGACGGCGGTGCGCAGCCGGTCGACGGCCGCGGTGAGCACCGGCGGGGCGGTCGGTGAGTCGGTGTAGAGGTCCTGGATCGCGCGGTAGGTGAACTCGGTGCTGTCCGGCGGGATCCGCGTGGCCTCGAGGTAGCGGAGCAACGCCGGCCAGACGATCCGCTCGGCGGCGTGCACGCGCCACAGGTGGTCAACCGGGAGCGTGACGACCCGGGTGAGGAGCCCGTGCAGCGGCTCGACCCAGCGGGACCCGGCCCGGGAGGCGATCGCGAGCACGGCGAGATAACCGGCCACCCCGACCAGCGCCGACCACCACGGCAGGTTCGGCCAGGCGCGGACCAGCAGCAAGTGGTAGCCGAACACCGCGGCGAATCCGGCGGCGAGCCGGACGTGGTCCAGTGCGCCGAGCCGCGGGTACTCGTCGGCCAGCCGGGACACGATGACCCCGTCGAAGGAGGGGTCGCGCAGGAACCCGGCCCTGCCCTCGGCGAGCTGGTCCGCCAGGTCCAGGTCCTGGCCGAGCGCCTCCCGCGCCGCGCGCAGCGGGATGCGCTGTTCGGCCAGCATCCCGCGGGCCCGGTCGGAGAACAGGACGGCGGTGATCAACGCGTCGTCGTCCCCAGCCGCCACGGGTGATCAGCTTAGTCAGCGCACCACCACGACGTGCTCCCCGCGCGGGACGAACTCGCCGATCACCGGGGCACCGGGGATCTCCCCGGCCAGCAGCAGGCCGCCCGAGGTCTGCGCGTCAGCCAGCAGCAGGGCCTCCTCCTCGGGCACCGCGGACAGGTCGGTGTGCGGCCGGACCCAGTCGAGGTTGCGCCGGGTGCCCCCGCTGACGTGCCCCGCCGCCAGCGCCGGCCGTGCACCATCCACATAGGACACGGCGGCGGCGTCGACCACCGCGGTCACCCCGCTGGCCCGCGCCATCTTGTAGAGGTGCCCGAGCAGGCCGAACCCGGTCACGTCCGTGGCGGCGGTGATGCCGGCTTCGAGTGCGGCGCGGGCGGCCGGGGCGTTGAGCGTCGTCATCACCTCGACCGCCTCCGGGAACCGCTCACCGGTCGCCTTGTGCCGCGAGTTGAGCACCCCGATGCCGAGCGGTTTGGTCAGCGACAACGGCATCCCGGCCCGGGCCGCGTCGTTGCGCAGCAGCCGGTCCGGATCGCCGGTACCGGTCACCGCGAGACCGTACTTCGGCTCCGGGTCGTCCACGCTGTGCCCGCCGGCGAGGTGGCAGCCGGCCTCGGCGCAGACGTCCGCCCCGCCGCGCAGCGCCTCCGCCGCCAGCTCGAACGGCAGCACCTCCCGCGGCCAGCCGAGCAGGTTCACCGCCACGACCGGGCTGCCGCCCATCGCGTAGACGTCCGACAGCGCGTTGGCCGCCGCGATCCGCCCCCAGTCGTAGGCGTCGTCGACCACGGGCGTGAAGAAGTCGGTGGTCGCGATGAGGGCGAGCCCGTCCTGGATCCGCACGGCCGCCGCGTCGTCCCCGTCGTCCAGTCCGACCAGCAGCTCCCCGGCCGGGGCGGACGGCTGCCGCCCGACCAGCCCGCGCACCACGTCCTCCAGCTCGCCGGGCGGGATCTTGCAGGCGCACCCGCCGCCGTGCGCGTACTGCGTCAGTCGGTAGCCCATGTGCACATCGTGCCGTGCTCGCGCTGCGCCGGCCGCCCGAAGTTGCGATCATGGGGGTGTCCCCCAGGGAGGCGTATCCGGTCTGGTGGCCGGCGCGGTCTTCAAAACCGTTGAGCGGCAGGCGCTGTCGCTGGCGGGTTCGATTCCCGTCCGCCTCCGCCACCCAGGGAGGAGCGAGGAGTGGCCGACCCCCGTCGCCGGGTGCCGCGGACCGACGCGCTGCTCGCGCACCCGCGCCTGGCCGCGGCCGAGCGGGTGCTCGGCCGCAGCCTGGTGAAGGCCGCCGTGGTGGCGGCGCAGGACCGTGCGCGGGCCGGGGAGATCGAGCCGGAGCAGGTCGCCGAGCAGGCGATCGCGGCGTTGCCGGCGGCGGCGACGACCTTGCGGCCGGTGGTCAACGCGACCGGTGTCCTCGTGCACACCAACCTCGGCCGGGCGCCGCTGTCCCGGGCCGCACTGGACGCCGTGGTCACCGCGGGCCGGGGCACCGACGTCGAGTTCGACCTCGCCACCGGCCGCCGCGCCCGCCGTGGGCGTGGGGTGCTCGCCGCGCTCGCCGAGGCGGTGCCGGCCGCGGGCGCGGTGCACGTGGTCAACAACAACGCGGCGGCGCTGCTGCTCGCCGCGCTCGCGCTCGCGCCGGGCAAGGAGATCGTGATCAGCCGGGGTGAGCTGGTCGAGATCGGCGACGGGTTCCGCATCCCCGAGCTGCTGGAGTCCACCGGCGCCCGGCTGCGTGAGGTGGGCACCACCAACCGGACGAGCCTGCGCGACTACTCGGCGGCGCTGGGCCCGGACACCGGGTTCGTGCTCAAGGTGCACCCGTCGAACTTCCGGGTCACCGGGTTCACCGCGGAGGTGCCGGTGTGCGAGCTGGCGACCCTCGGCGTGCCGCTGGTGGCCGACATCGGGTCCGGGCTGCTGGCCCCGCACCCGGTGCTGCCGGACGAACCGGACGCGACCACGGCGCTGCGCGACGGCGCGGACCTGGTGACCGCCAGCGGCG
The sequence above is a segment of the Amycolatopsis viridis genome. Coding sequences within it:
- a CDS encoding ester cyclase, whose protein sequence is MTADERRERMRRVLDLMWNQGELAACADLCAPNCTFHDPSFEVDGVEGFQRQVRELRTANPDLHMDIHDVVVEGDLCAVRWTMGGTARAEFRGLPATGKTYVMSGMLFGKWADDRVVEMWTNYDLLGALQQLGIIPEMASRESAG
- a CDS encoding RNA polymerase sigma factor, with protein sequence MEAGDAVARLVRDEGTRVLATLIRVTGDVGLAEDAVQDAVVRALETWPRDGVPDNPRGWLLVTAKRRAVDLFRREAARSGKEATAMPFVEPEPVETVPDDLLRLVFTCCHPALSLEAQVALALRTLGGLSTAEVARALLVPEATMAKRLTRARQKITQACIPYRVPAAAELPDRLAGVAATVYLIFNEGYAAAAGTDLVRAELADEAIRLARLLAGLMPDEPTALGLLALLLLQNSRRAARVDADGVPVLLPDQDRSRWDVAAIKEGVSYLGRGLQRAAAPEEYLVQAAIAACHALAPTYAETNWDALISWYDVLLEVADSPVARLNRAAAVAERDGPAAGLSLVDAIPGLTRYPWWHATRAELLHRLGDTEAARAAYRRALALGLSEPLVAHLRLRLAELE
- a CDS encoding YciI family protein, giving the protein MPTYAALLYTADVDWSAPEHAETTQEYLDFGAAAAAVIRGGKALYPTSTATTVRVSGGKGGDVLTSDGPYAETKEALTGFYLFECADLDEAVRLAARLPAAWDGVVEIRPVIEF
- a CDS encoding CoA-binding protein; the encoded protein is MADLGEDILKAANTIAVVGLSRDPAKAAHSVPAAMQAAGFRIIPVHPSADELLGEKVYRSLADIPEPVDLVDVFRPAPEAPAVAEQAAAIGARALWLQQGIVSPEARRIAEAAGMDYIENRCIAVVRALGRITK
- the selD gene encoding selenide, water dikinase SelD, whose product is MGYRLTQYAHGGGCACKIPPGELEDVVRGLVGRQPSAPAGELLVGLDDGDDAAAVRIQDGLALIATTDFFTPVVDDAYDWGRIAAANALSDVYAMGGSPVVAVNLLGWPREVLPFELAAEALRGGADVCAEAGCHLAGGHSVDDPEPKYGLAVTGTGDPDRLLRNDAARAGMPLSLTKPLGIGVLNSRHKATGERFPEAVEVMTTLNAPAARAALEAGITAATDVTGFGLLGHLYKMARASGVTAVVDAAAVSYVDGARPALAAGHVSGGTRRNLDWVRPHTDLSAVPEEEALLLADAQTSGGLLLAGEIPGAPVIGEFVPRGEHVVVVR
- the selA gene encoding L-seryl-tRNA(Sec) selenium transferase; its protein translation is MADPRRRVPRTDALLAHPRLAAAERVLGRSLVKAAVVAAQDRARAGEIEPEQVAEQAIAALPAAATTLRPVVNATGVLVHTNLGRAPLSRAALDAVVTAGRGTDVEFDLATGRRARRGRGVLAALAEAVPAAGAVHVVNNNAAALLLAALALAPGKEIVISRGELVEIGDGFRIPELLESTGARLREVGTTNRTSLRDYSAALGPDTGFVLKVHPSNFRVTGFTAEVPVCELATLGVPLVADIGSGLLAPHPVLPDEPDATTALRDGADLVTASGDKLLGGPQAGLLLGSADLVEKLRRHPAARALRVDKLTLAALEATVRGPEPPVARALAADVADLRRRAEALAVRMPGATVESCRAAVGGGGAPGVELPSVAVSLPGSWAEPLRTGSPSVVGRVERGRCLLDLRSVDPDEDELLVAAVRACTS